One window of Chryseobacterium sp. JJR-5R genomic DNA carries:
- a CDS encoding T9SS type A sorting domain-containing protein, whose protein sequence is MKKIFTSLAALIFAGTAFAQVITQSSTPTTVSATGSVACGSQANGYTADNAYMRVFKLSDYGINYTYKITNVAFGVQTANSSFPVEVNVYNWTGGTFPTGTATLLGTSNVNITTASAGTVVNTGTALNANVPTGGTFVVEIYHDGDVTPPQSFYMGTNAGAQTGPSYLSSETCGILTPTATGTGGLAAFSTARWVMTVTGQNATLGTTEVINSRDLQIYPNPVKEVLKFKFANNLKSESIEIHDMNGRVITSISNNKNVNEVNMSAYTTGNYILRVKASDGKVYIQKIIKE, encoded by the coding sequence ATGAAAAAAATTTTTACATCTTTAGCTGCATTAATATTTGCAGGAACTGCTTTTGCTCAGGTGATTACACAAAGTTCTACGCCTACTACAGTTAGTGCTACAGGTTCAGTTGCCTGTGGTAGCCAGGCAAACGGCTATACTGCTGATAATGCTTATATGAGGGTTTTTAAATTGTCAGATTACGGGATTAATTACACGTACAAAATTACCAATGTTGCTTTTGGAGTTCAGACGGCTAACTCTTCATTTCCGGTTGAAGTAAATGTTTACAACTGGACAGGAGGGACATTTCCGACAGGAACTGCTACTTTATTGGGAACTTCAAACGTGAATATTACCACTGCAAGTGCTGGTACAGTAGTAAATACAGGGACCGCGTTAAATGCTAATGTTCCAACGGGTGGTACTTTTGTCGTTGAAATTTATCATGACGGTGATGTAACCCCTCCACAGTCTTTCTATATGGGAACAAATGCAGGTGCACAGACAGGTCCGTCATATCTTTCCTCTGAAACATGTGGTATATTGACACCTACAGCAACGGGCACAGGCGGATTGGCTGCATTTTCAACAGCCAGATGGGTAATGACTGTTACAGGACAGAATGCTACTTTAGGAACAACTGAAGTTATTAATTCAAGAGATCTTCAGATTTATCCGAATCCGGTTAAAGAAGTTCTTAAATTTAAATTTGCTAATAATTTAAAATCCGAGTCTATTGAAATTCATGATATGAATGGCAGGGTAATAACTTCAATTTCTAATAATAAGAATGTTAATGAAGTAAATATGTCAGCTTATACAACCGGTAATTATATACTGAGAGTAAAGGCAAGCGACGGTAAAGTATATATCCAGAAAATCATTAAAGAATAA
- a CDS encoding dipeptidase: MQETLNYINENKQRFVDELFELLRIPSISADPAYKDDVLKCADVVAGYLKDAGADHVEVCQTKGYPIVYGDKILNANLPTVLVYGHYDVQPADPLELWTKPPFDPYIEKTELHPDGAIFARGSADDKGQFFMHLKAFEAMMKTNTLPCNVKFILEGEEEVGSVSLGDFVNDNKEKLACDCILISDTHIYSNEQPTVTTGLRGLSYVEVEVEGPNRDLHSGLYGGAVPNPIHVLSRMIANLIDEDGHITIDGFYDNVEAVSKADRADMNKLKDNPEEFRKSIGLSGVEGEKGYTTLERTSIRPTLDCNGIWGGYIGEGAKTVIPSKAFAKISMRLVPYQTPEEITEKFTAYFKKIAPDNVKVKVTPHHGGMPYVLPTATKEFSAAKQAMETAFGKEVLPYRGGGSIPITAMFEQVLGAKSVLMGFGLDSDAIHSPNEHYGLFNFYKGIESIPLFFENYVK, from the coding sequence ATGCAAGAGACCTTAAATTACATCAACGAAAACAAACAGCGTTTCGTGGATGAGTTATTTGAATTGTTGAGAATCCCTTCTATTTCTGCAGATCCTGCCTACAAAGATGATGTACTGAAATGTGCCGACGTTGTAGCCGGATACCTTAAAGATGCCGGTGCTGACCATGTGGAAGTCTGCCAGACAAAGGGATATCCTATCGTATATGGAGATAAAATTTTAAACGCAAACCTTCCGACAGTGTTGGTATATGGCCATTATGATGTTCAGCCCGCAGATCCGCTGGAATTGTGGACCAAACCTCCTTTCGATCCCTATATTGAGAAAACTGAGCTTCACCCTGACGGAGCAATTTTTGCACGCGGTTCTGCAGATGACAAAGGCCAGTTTTTTATGCATCTTAAAGCTTTTGAAGCCATGATGAAAACCAATACGCTTCCCTGCAATGTTAAATTTATTTTAGAAGGTGAAGAGGAAGTGGGGTCAGTAAGCCTAGGGGATTTTGTTAATGATAACAAGGAAAAGTTAGCCTGCGACTGCATCCTGATTTCAGATACGCATATTTACAGCAACGAGCAGCCGACGGTTACTACAGGATTAAGAGGTTTAAGCTATGTGGAAGTTGAAGTGGAAGGTCCGAACAGAGACCTGCACTCCGGTCTGTACGGAGGCGCAGTTCCGAACCCGATCCATGTGCTTTCCAGAATGATCGCCAATCTGATTGATGAGGACGGACATATCACCATTGACGGCTTCTATGACAATGTAGAAGCAGTTTCCAAAGCAGACAGAGCTGATATGAATAAGCTGAAAGACAATCCTGAAGAATTCAGAAAATCCATCGGATTAAGTGGTGTGGAAGGCGAAAAAGGATATACCACACTTGAAAGAACCTCCATCCGTCCTACACTGGACTGTAACGGAATCTGGGGCGGCTATATCGGGGAAGGAGCGAAGACCGTGATCCCTTCCAAAGCTTTTGCCAAAATTTCCATGCGTTTGGTGCCGTATCAGACGCCGGAAGAAATCACAGAGAAATTCACAGCCTATTTTAAGAAAATCGCTCCGGATAATGTGAAAGTGAAAGTAACGCCGCATCACGGAGGCATGCCATACGTTTTACCTACCGCAACCAAAGAATTCTCAGCCGCAAAACAGGCGATGGAAACCGCTTTCGGAAAAGAAGTGCTTCCGTATAGAGGAGGCGGAAGTATTCCCATTACGGCCATGTTTGAGCAGGTATTGGGTGCTAAATCCGTTTTAATGGGATTTGGGTTGGACTCAGATGCGATTCATTCCCCGAATGAACATTACGGACTGTTCAATTTCTATAAGGGTATTGAAAGTATTCCGCTGTTTTTTGAGAATTATGTGAAGTAA
- a CDS encoding hemolysin family protein — MDSDIVRLLLALFLVLLNGFFVAAEFSIVKVRYSQIQIKAAEGNSMAKQAEHIIKHLDEYLSATQLGITLASLALGWVGESALHHVVQNIFSSLSIDLAETTITTISVVTSFVLITVMHIVFGELIPKSIAIRKSEATTMATAVPLRVFYTVFKPFIWLMNLMSNTFLRLVKIHPASEQEIHSTEELQLLVKQSADSGEIEEENYEIIKNAFDFTDHSAKQIMVPRQNITSMDFEEDVNEIINKIMDSGYSRIPVYVDSIDNIIGILYTKEIIREFVKRKGELNHDDLRELMRDAFFVVGSKKISDLLKIFQQKKQHLAIVIDEFGGTEGIITLEDILEELVGEIQDEEDDEEKIVDKIGDDTYWIQATQPLDEINEFLPVKLPLPEESEYNTLAGFILHALEDIPEENQEFALENYHCKILKMNNKSVEMVELVYQEPNDVSDQAEKIGEV, encoded by the coding sequence ATGGACTCGGACATAGTCAGGCTTTTGCTAGCCTTATTTCTTGTTTTACTAAATGGCTTTTTCGTAGCCGCAGAATTTTCAATTGTTAAAGTTCGTTACTCACAGATACAGATCAAAGCCGCAGAAGGGAACTCTATGGCAAAGCAGGCGGAACATATCATCAAGCACCTTGATGAATACCTGTCGGCCACACAGCTGGGGATCACACTCGCTTCGCTTGCCCTAGGTTGGGTAGGGGAAAGTGCCCTTCACCACGTGGTTCAGAATATTTTCAGTTCCTTAAGCATAGATTTGGCTGAGACTACCATTACCACCATTTCCGTGGTAACCAGCTTTGTGTTGATTACCGTGATGCACATTGTATTCGGTGAGCTTATTCCAAAATCAATAGCCATCAGGAAATCGGAAGCTACGACAATGGCTACTGCTGTGCCTTTGAGGGTTTTTTATACCGTTTTCAAGCCGTTTATCTGGCTGATGAATTTGATGTCAAACACCTTTTTAAGATTGGTTAAGATCCATCCGGCTTCAGAACAGGAAATTCACTCAACGGAAGAATTGCAGCTTTTGGTAAAGCAGAGTGCCGACAGTGGGGAGATTGAAGAAGAGAACTACGAAATCATCAAGAATGCATTTGACTTTACAGATCATTCCGCAAAGCAGATCATGGTTCCGCGCCAGAACATTACGTCCATGGACTTTGAAGAAGATGTGAATGAGATCATCAACAAAATCATGGACAGCGGATATTCGCGTATTCCCGTATATGTAGATTCTATAGATAATATAATCGGTATTTTATACACCAAGGAAATTATCAGGGAATTTGTCAAGAGAAAAGGAGAACTGAATCACGACGACCTGAGAGAACTGATGCGGGATGCATTTTTCGTGGTCGGAAGTAAGAAAATTTCCGATTTATTAAAAATATTCCAGCAGAAAAAGCAGCATTTGGCGATTGTTATCGACGAGTTTGGCGGAACCGAAGGCATTATTACCCTTGAAGATATCCTCGAAGAGCTGGTAGGGGAAATTCAGGACGAAGAAGATGATGAAGAAAAGATCGTTGATAAAATAGGCGATGATACGTACTGGATCCAGGCTACGCAGCCATTGGACGAGATCAATGAATTCTTACCTGTAAAACTTCCGCTTCCTGAAGAAAGCGAATACAATACCCTGGCCGGATTTATTCTGCATGCCCTGGAAGATATTCCGGAAGAGAACCAGGAGTTTGCCCTTGAAAACTACCACTGTAAAATCCTGAAAATGAATAATAAAAGCGTGGAGATGGTTGAGCTGGTCTATCAGGAACCCAATGACGTCAGTGACCAGGCAGAAAAAATAGGAGAGGTTTAA
- a CDS encoding DinB family protein: MKEKLADLFEYTCHFNKEMIAVISENISGIEEKIISLINHTLNAQQVWNSRILGEAPFEVWQVNPFETLEQINHLNFKKSIGILNDFDLDQKIAYHNSKGTEFENTVFEMLFQAINHSTYHRGQINSLLKQNGIEPLLTDYIFYKR, encoded by the coding sequence ATGAAAGAAAAGCTGGCCGATCTGTTTGAATATACCTGCCATTTCAATAAAGAAATGATTGCGGTTATTTCTGAGAATATTTCCGGAATTGAAGAAAAAATAATCAGCCTGATTAATCACACGCTGAATGCCCAGCAGGTCTGGAACTCCCGAATCTTAGGAGAAGCACCTTTTGAAGTCTGGCAGGTCAATCCTTTTGAAACGCTGGAACAAATCAATCATCTGAATTTTAAAAAAAGCATCGGGATTCTTAATGATTTCGATCTTGATCAGAAAATTGCGTATCATAATTCCAAAGGGACAGAATTTGAAAATACCGTTTTTGAAATGCTTTTTCAGGCTATCAATCATTCCACCTATCACAGAGGACAGATCAACTCTTTATTAAAACAGAACGGCATCGAACCTTTGCTGACTGATTATATTTTTTATAAAAGATAG
- the udk gene encoding uridine kinase has product MLVIGIAGGTGSGKTTVVDKIIQQLDIEGMNILSQDNYYHDNHNLTLNEREALNYDHPKSIDFELMLKHVKALKNNETIEQPIYSFVTHSRTGDHVKVEPKNVLVVEGILVLTNKELLKEFDLKVFVHADSDERLIRRIRRDTQERGRDLNEVLHRYQTTLKPMHQEFIEPSKNEADLIIPNMRQNSVAIDFLTTVIKNSLRKH; this is encoded by the coding sequence ATGCTTGTAATAGGAATTGCCGGGGGTACCGGATCCGGCAAAACTACAGTTGTTGATAAGATTATCCAGCAGCTTGATATCGAAGGAATGAACATCCTTTCCCAGGATAATTATTATCACGACAATCATAATTTGACGCTTAACGAAAGAGAAGCCCTGAATTACGACCATCCGAAGTCCATAGATTTCGAACTGATGCTCAAACATGTAAAAGCATTGAAAAACAATGAAACGATAGAGCAGCCTATTTACAGCTTTGTTACCCATTCCAGAACCGGAGACCATGTAAAAGTGGAGCCTAAAAATGTACTGGTGGTAGAAGGGATCCTGGTTCTTACCAATAAGGAATTATTAAAGGAATTTGACCTCAAAGTGTTTGTTCATGCAGATTCAGACGAAAGGCTGATCAGAAGGATCAGAAGGGATACCCAGGAAAGGGGGCGCGACCTGAATGAAGTGCTTCACCGCTACCAGACCACTTTAAAACCGATGCATCAGGAATTTATCGAGCCTTCAAAAAATGAAGCCGATCTGATTATCCCGAACATGAGGCAGAATTCAGTAGCCATTGATTTTTTAACAACCGTTATCAAAAATTCGCTGAGGAAACATTAA
- a CDS encoding class I SAM-dependent methyltransferase, giving the protein MENKLLNKEIQEYIHANLNTDLHALLLKKSPFPEFSMQEIVQQIKGKQVAQKKFPFLLKDGIIFPPQLNLEQSSSEKTARHKAEILHGKKFIDLTSGFGIDAYYLSRNFEDVTLVEQNTELLKTVEHNWSVLGRKAAFINQKLEDFLQQNKEKFDVVYLDPARRDTHKNKVFLLEDLSPDILEIQGKLLAVSDQVVIKLSPLIDLKYLVSVLPYLFRIDIIAVKNDVKEAVVFLSKDKSGEPLCHCINLESAEPDFSFTFGEEKNALSAYSDPESFIYIPNHSVLKAGVFNLISERFALKKLHPNTHIYTSHHKAEGFPGRVLEMEVVDAKQIKKKSRYNIISKNHPLTPEQIRKKYSLKDGGENYLIFTQSVKGKIILKSV; this is encoded by the coding sequence GTGGAAAACAAACTGCTGAATAAAGAAATCCAGGAATACATCCATGCAAATCTGAATACAGATCTGCATGCATTGCTGCTTAAAAAATCTCCGTTTCCGGAGTTCTCCATGCAGGAAATCGTTCAGCAGATCAAAGGGAAGCAGGTAGCACAGAAGAAGTTTCCGTTTCTGCTTAAAGACGGCATTATTTTTCCGCCGCAGCTTAATCTGGAGCAGTCGTCTTCAGAAAAAACCGCCCGGCATAAAGCTGAAATCCTTCACGGTAAAAAGTTTATCGACTTAACAAGCGGATTTGGTATTGATGCCTATTATCTGTCCCGTAATTTTGAAGACGTAACGCTTGTTGAGCAAAATACGGAACTTTTGAAAACCGTAGAGCATAACTGGTCCGTTTTAGGAAGAAAAGCGGCTTTTATCAATCAGAAGCTGGAAGATTTCCTTCAGCAGAACAAAGAAAAATTTGACGTTGTTTATCTTGATCCTGCCCGCAGAGACACGCATAAAAATAAAGTTTTCCTGCTGGAAGATTTATCGCCGGACATTCTGGAAATTCAGGGGAAACTACTCGCTGTTTCAGACCAGGTAGTAATTAAGCTGTCTCCGCTGATCGATCTGAAATATCTTGTTTCGGTATTACCGTACCTGTTCAGGATTGATATTATTGCCGTGAAAAATGATGTGAAGGAAGCGGTTGTTTTTCTTTCCAAAGATAAATCAGGTGAACCTCTGTGTCATTGTATTAATTTAGAAAGCGCAGAACCGGATTTCAGCTTCACGTTCGGAGAAGAAAAAAATGCCTTATCAGCATATTCCGATCCCGAAAGCTTTATTTACATTCCCAATCATTCCGTTTTAAAAGCAGGTGTCTTTAATTTGATTTCAGAAAGATTTGCCCTGAAGAAACTCCATCCGAATACCCATATTTATACATCGCATCACAAGGCTGAAGGCTTTCCGGGAAGAGTGCTTGAAATGGAAGTTGTTGATGCCAAACAGATTAAAAAGAAAAGCCGGTACAATATTATTTCAAAAAACCATCCTCTGACACCGGAACAGATCAGGAAAAAGTACAGCCTAAAAGACGGCGGGGAAAACTACCTTATCTTTACACAATCCGTAAAAGGGAAAATAATTTTAAAATCAGTCTAA
- a CDS encoding methylmalonyl-CoA mutase family protein encodes MSDTAWENLVKKQLKTEDIYSVLTKENLEGIEVKPFYDSVSDPLVNLPRIEESTHLVARYHESLEEDVFAFLLDHNVENLEQKAIFVNDVDLAGHISPKEEDQYFSLIDVFDEKKAEIDDQLVKELRAKQFRRNICIDISLHQNAGASICQQLAIALAKTKELTELYGPEILEKLIFRIAVGGNYFFEMAKLRAFKIIFNQFSKEYDLDEIPYIFAETSLRNKAVSDHENNLIRSTLELASAMIGGADAVFSNNYLVDESTDISEEISFKQQIVLAYESIINVFEDASNGSYYVEDVTRQMAEKSWALFVEMEEAGGYLELLKQGVIQKKIYDHAVEEQKWVEEGKIKLIGVNLYPKSNVKKSVEELYSEKEIKAVRWAEMFE; translated from the coding sequence ATGTCAGATACAGCCTGGGAAAATTTAGTAAAAAAACAGCTTAAGACAGAAGATATATACTCCGTTCTTACCAAAGAAAACCTGGAAGGAATCGAGGTAAAACCCTTTTACGATTCAGTTTCCGATCCTTTGGTAAACCTGCCTAGAATTGAAGAAAGTACCCATCTGGTAGCAAGGTATCATGAAAGCTTGGAAGAGGATGTTTTCGCATTCCTTCTGGACCATAATGTTGAAAACCTTGAGCAGAAGGCAATATTTGTGAACGATGTTGATCTCGCTGGACACATCAGTCCGAAAGAAGAAGACCAGTATTTTTCTCTGATTGACGTTTTTGATGAAAAAAAAGCGGAGATTGATGACCAGCTGGTGAAAGAATTACGGGCGAAACAATTCAGGAGGAATATCTGTATTGATATTTCCCTTCACCAGAATGCCGGTGCCTCCATCTGCCAGCAGTTGGCAATTGCTCTGGCAAAGACGAAAGAATTAACGGAACTTTACGGCCCTGAAATTTTAGAGAAGCTGATCTTCAGGATCGCCGTGGGAGGAAATTATTTCTTCGAAATGGCAAAATTAAGAGCCTTTAAAATCATCTTTAATCAGTTTTCAAAAGAATATGATTTGGATGAGATTCCTTATATTTTCGCAGAAACTTCATTGAGGAACAAAGCCGTTTCAGATCATGAAAATAACCTGATCCGTTCCACCCTGGAACTGGCTTCCGCCATGATTGGCGGTGCCGATGCCGTATTCAGCAACAATTACCTGGTGGATGAAAGCACGGATATTTCTGAAGAAATTTCATTCAAACAGCAGATTGTCTTGGCCTATGAAAGCATTATCAATGTTTTTGAAGATGCCTCCAACGGCAGCTATTATGTGGAAGATGTGACACGGCAAATGGCTGAAAAATCATGGGCTCTGTTTGTTGAAATGGAAGAGGCAGGCGGTTATCTGGAGCTTCTGAAGCAGGGAGTTATCCAGAAAAAAATCTATGACCATGCTGTTGAAGAACAGAAATGGGTGGAAGAAGGGAAAATAAAACTGATCGGGGTTAACCTGTACCCTAAATCAAACGTTAAAAAGTCTGTGGAAGAGCTTTACAGTGAAAAGGAAATTAAAGCGGTCCGCTGGGCTGAAATGTTTGAATAA
- a CDS encoding SDR family oxidoreductase, with product MIENKVAYITGGTKGIGFGIAKILLENGASVAFSGRQKEEVEKIELELKQYSDHILGIVSDVKSLESEVEAVNRIKEKFGKLDFVIANAGMGVFKPVDQLTAEEWNDMIETNLTGVFYTLKASVEELKKTEGYYITIASLAGANFFENGSGYNASKFGVVGFTQAAMIDLRKYNIKSTVIMPGSVATHFNGNVPSDKDAWKIQPEDMGNLVLDILKMNPRVLPSKIEFRATKPAN from the coding sequence ATGATAGAAAATAAAGTTGCTTATATTACAGGCGGAACAAAAGGAATCGGTTTCGGGATTGCAAAGATTTTACTTGAAAACGGTGCTTCAGTAGCATTTTCGGGAAGGCAGAAAGAAGAAGTGGAAAAAATAGAACTGGAACTGAAACAATATTCAGATCATATTCTGGGCATCGTTTCCGATGTAAAGAGCCTTGAAAGTGAAGTAGAAGCTGTCAATCGCATCAAAGAAAAATTCGGGAAGCTGGATTTTGTCATTGCCAATGCAGGAATGGGCGTTTTCAAGCCGGTGGACCAGTTGACGGCAGAAGAATGGAATGACATGATTGAAACCAATCTGACAGGCGTTTTCTACACACTGAAAGCTTCCGTGGAAGAACTGAAAAAAACGGAAGGGTACTACATTACCATTGCCAGCCTGGCAGGTGCGAATTTCTTTGAAAACGGATCAGGATATAATGCTTCAAAATTCGGAGTGGTGGGCTTTACCCAGGCTGCCATGATCGATTTAAGGAAGTATAACATCAAATCAACGGTTATTATGCCCGGTTCCGTAGCTACCCATTTCAATGGAAACGTCCCGTCAGATAAAGATGCCTGGAAAATCCAGCCGGAAGATATGGGCAATCTGGTTCTGGACATTTTAAAAATGAATCCTAGGGTTTTACCCAGCAAGATTGAATTCAGGGCAACGAAGCCGGCCAACTGA
- a CDS encoding FtsB family cell division protein produces the protein MKENNLIKDIQPKSETIKLIQEYVLNKYTITICLFLIWMVFFDKTSFLVINELNGEIDKYEEQLQYYKTEYEKNDAFYKKLMNNKSEKEKYARENYFMKKPNEEIFILVVDSTNIAKK, from the coding sequence ATGAAAGAAAACAACCTTATTAAAGATATTCAGCCTAAATCTGAGACCATTAAACTTATTCAGGAGTATGTCCTGAACAAATATACCATTACCATCTGCCTGTTCCTGATCTGGATGGTTTTCTTTGATAAGACTTCTTTTCTCGTTATCAATGAACTGAACGGCGAAATCGATAAATACGAAGAACAGCTTCAGTATTATAAAACAGAATACGAAAAAAATGATGCTTTTTATAAAAAGCTGATGAACAATAAATCTGAAAAAGAAAAATACGCAAGGGAAAACTATTTCATGAAAAAACCGAACGAAGAGATCTTTATTCTGGTCGTGGACAGTACAAATATTGCGAAAAAATAG
- a CDS encoding ATP-dependent Clp protease adaptor ClpS, which translates to MIFYNSIKDYEDPKRQYEEEVLVLDETDEIYKLVLHNDDIHTFDYVIDSLIEICRHTPEQAEQCTMLVHFKGKCTVKTGAMDLLKPMHEKLLSRELTSEII; encoded by the coding sequence ATGATTTTTTATAACAGTATAAAAGATTACGAAGATCCGAAACGCCAGTACGAAGAAGAGGTACTTGTTTTGGATGAAACAGATGAAATCTACAAGCTGGTTTTGCATAATGACGACATCCATACCTTTGATTATGTCATTGACAGTCTGATCGAAATATGCAGGCACACGCCGGAACAGGCAGAACAATGTACTATGCTGGTTCATTTTAAAGGCAAGTGTACCGTAAAAACAGGGGCAATGGACCTTCTGAAACCCATGCATGAAAAATTGCTGTCACGCGAACTGACCAGCGAAATAATATAG
- a CDS encoding electron transfer flavoprotein subunit alpha/FixB family protein, with amino-acid sequence MAVFVYAENINGVYKKAAFEAVSYARSVADQTGETVTAISVNPTDSSDLLYKYGASNVINIKDEGLKNFSAKAYAQAVKEVADGNIIVFPHTTDASSIAPMLAVMNGYSLITNVLEAPESVAPLQVKRRAFSGKGFMYAKAEGTGVIITVSQNAFGVKENPVSGSEEVKELSVANEDTKVISHEQSSGKLDLKEAEIVVSAGRGMKGPENWGMIEDLAGVLGAATACSKPVSDIGWRPHAEHVGQTGKSIAPNLYIAVGISGAIQHLAGVNSSKTIVVINSDAESPFYKSADYGVVGDAFQIIPALTEKIKALKG; translated from the coding sequence ATGGCAGTATTCGTATACGCAGAAAATATAAACGGAGTTTACAAAAAAGCGGCTTTTGAAGCGGTTTCCTATGCCAGATCGGTAGCAGATCAGACAGGTGAAACGGTTACGGCAATTTCTGTAAACCCTACGGATTCTTCAGATTTATTGTATAAATACGGAGCATCGAATGTAATCAATATCAAAGACGAAGGTCTTAAAAACTTCTCGGCAAAAGCTTATGCACAGGCTGTAAAAGAAGTGGCAGACGGAAACATTATTGTTTTTCCTCACACCACCGATGCTTCCTCCATTGCTCCGATGCTGGCAGTAATGAACGGCTATTCTTTAATTACCAATGTCCTGGAAGCTCCGGAAAGCGTTGCTCCGCTTCAGGTGAAGAGAAGGGCATTTTCAGGAAAAGGGTTTATGTATGCCAAAGCGGAAGGAACAGGTGTGATCATCACCGTTTCACAGAATGCTTTCGGAGTTAAGGAAAATCCGGTTTCAGGTTCTGAAGAAGTAAAGGAATTATCTGTTGCCAATGAAGATACGAAAGTAATTTCTCATGAACAGAGTTCAGGGAAATTAGATCTTAAAGAAGCGGAAATCGTCGTATCTGCAGGAAGAGGGATGAAAGGTCCTGAAAACTGGGGAATGATCGAAGACCTGGCAGGCGTTTTGGGAGCGGCCACGGCCTGTTCCAAACCGGTATCAGATATTGGATGGAGGCCCCATGCGGAACACGTAGGGCAGACCGGTAAATCCATTGCCCCGAATCTGTATATTGCAGTAGGGATTTCAGGTGCCATCCAGCACCTGGCAGGGGTAAATTCTTCCAAAACAATCGTTGTCATCAACAGTGATGCTGAATCCCCGTTTTACAAATCGGCAGATTACGGTGTTGTAGGGGATGCTTTTCAGATTATTCCTGCTTTAACAGAGAAGATCAAAGCACTTAAAGGATAA
- a CDS encoding electron transfer flavoprotein subunit beta/FixA family protein, with translation MKILVCISSVPDTTSKINFTADKSAFDKNGIQWVINPLDEFALTKAVKLQESQGATVTVINVGDAVTEPVIRKALAIGANDAVRVNLDPKDSYSTAKEIAAVAQNGGYDLILCGKESLDYNGGSVPGMVAQLLNQPFVNASVGLDINGTEATAVREIEGGKETISVKLPAVIAGQKGLVDEKDLIIPNMRGIMSARTKPLQVVEATSSEVKVQGVSYDSVPPRAAVKMVSPDNLDELVRLLHEEAKVI, from the coding sequence ATGAAAATATTAGTTTGTATAAGTAGTGTTCCGGATACTACTTCCAAAATTAACTTTACAGCAGATAAATCTGCTTTCGACAAAAACGGTATTCAGTGGGTGATCAACCCGTTAGATGAGTTTGCACTTACCAAAGCCGTTAAGCTTCAGGAATCACAGGGTGCTACGGTAACGGTAATCAATGTAGGGGATGCTGTTACGGAACCGGTTATCAGGAAAGCGCTGGCCATCGGGGCCAATGATGCGGTAAGGGTGAACCTTGACCCCAAGGACAGCTATTCTACAGCAAAAGAAATCGCTGCCGTGGCTCAGAACGGCGGCTACGATCTTATTCTTTGCGGTAAAGAATCCCTTGATTACAACGGAGGTTCTGTTCCGGGAATGGTAGCACAGCTGCTGAACCAGCCTTTTGTAAATGCATCCGTAGGTCTTGATATAAACGGAACTGAAGCAACAGCCGTAAGAGAAATTGAAGGCGGGAAAGAAACCATCTCCGTAAAATTACCGGCAGTTATTGCAGGGCAGAAAGGGCTGGTGGATGAAAAAGATCTGATCATCCCGAATATGAGAGGAATTATGTCAGCAAGGACAAAACCTTTGCAGGTGGTGGAAGCCACTTCTTCTGAAGTGAAAGTTCAGGGTGTTTCCTATGACAGCGTTCCGCCGAGGGCAGCCGTGAAAATGGTTTCTCCGGATAATCTGGATGAACTGGTAAGATTGCTTCACGAAGAAGCGAAGGTAATCTAA